TCAATCTAATTTGCTCCGCAATGTTTTCAGGCAATTTTTCAGGTTGAGGAACATCTTTCAATACTAATTTTTCTAGTTCTAAGTCTTGAGCTTCTGTTAACATAATCTCATCGTCGCTGTCAATATCACTATTAGTTAAGTCATGTTGTTGATTTTCAAGTATCAATCTAATTTGCTCTGTAATGTTTTCAGGCAATTTTTCAGATTGAGGTAGATTGCCTTCAGATAGCAATCCAGCATCTCGTAGTTCAACTTCCATTTTATCTTCTATATCAGTTAGGTCATAATGATCAGATTGTATTAACTGAATGTCACTGTTGCTTTTTCCATTTTCAGTCTCAATGTCAGTTTTCATAGCAATGAGATTAGGATGTTGTGCTTTATAGTTTTCTATAAATATACCCATTTTACTACTTAAGCCTGTAAAAAAACTCTTGTTTAAATGATTTAGTTCTATAAGATGATTTATTGCAGATTTCATTTTTGTAACTGCAACTTTGCCTGACTTATCAAACTTGAACTTGTAAATATCTTCTATACAACCATTAACATCCGAGAACTTATCTGCCATATCAATATGTCCATCTTCTGCAGTGCGCATAATAAAAAAACATGCAAATTTGTGTATAAATGGTTTTATACATTCTATAAAATATTCCGCCAAGTATTCTTCTTCAAATCGCTGTGTTAATTCTGTTTTAAAAATATCGATTGCGCCTGAAGTTATATTTTGTAGTGAAGATGGTGTTATATGTGACAAAACTTTTAAGCAAAGAATTCCTTTACACTGATTCTGAGTATCTGTTGTTAGCTTTGTTATATTATTTTTAATAGTCTTTTGTAATTTATTATCGTTAAAAAAGTTGGCAAATTTTGATGCTATAAGCTTTGGTTTATCAGACTGCGATTCTTGATTCATAAGCCATTCAGCTGTTCTTTCGCTTACTTCTTCAACGCAACCATACTTTGTAAAATATTCCTTAAAACATGGAGTTAATTTGGTTATTAATTTTTGTTTTACAAGTTGCTGATCATACTGCGTTAAGTACGCAATTGCATATTTTATATTAAAGTCTGATGTTTTTATGGTTTGAGTCATAATGAACAACTTTTGCTGGACATATTCCTGTTGTTCAATTTTAGCTTCCATATTTGTATTAGCATTTTCTATATATTTGAGGATAAAATTTGTCATATATTGTTACCTTATAGTTTAAAGTTTTTTATATATATTATGAATAATTAAAAAACACAACTAAAAAGTTAAGAAATGTTAAGATTAAGCTCTAATTTATCACAAGTTCGATATAAGTGAAATAATGAGAAGCAGGAAGAATAAGAGTTACAGTGATAGATTTATAAAAAAATAAAAATAAAGAAGAAATATAAACACTGATAGAATAACTCTAAAAAACAAGAAGAACTGCTATGATTTCTATAGTTAAGTTTTTTTCCTAATAGAGGATTTCAGTAAGCATTTAAACAAAAGAAGTACAAAAATACTATGTTACGCCATACATAGGTATTAAAGAGATATAACACTTATTCTTCTTAAGTTTTGCTGTATTTCTTATATCTAACTTATGTTTAAACAGTTATTTAACAGAGCAGTATTACAACTTGAGAAGATCTTAATTCGATAGAGAAAAAAGATTTTGACTTAGTTAATACAGCACTTGATTTTTATATTTGTGATATTATGGGTCGTTTTAAAGACGTGCTCGAACCTGATGTTTAAATTAAGAGCAATAAGATAAGTTCAGAACTTTTTCAGTTAATATACTAAATTATCAAAGTCTTTTTTTATAACTCAGAATCAATTGTATATCTAATTTTGAAGGATATTTTGTTTTTTTAGATGTAAATAACAATGCGACAATTTCGCATCTACTTTAAAAAAGATGAAAAATTTTTCATAATTATGACAAAAAGTCATGTACTGATAAAAATCTAAATGATACTGTATACCTGATATTATCTGAGATTCAAGATTTAGATAATATTTAGCTAGAGATTAAAGACGATAAACTAGAAATTTTCTTTTTAATCTCTAGGAAGCAATTTAATAATTTAAATAGCAGGAGGATTCTATGCCTATTGAAGACGAAGGTCAAAATAAAATCAATAAATTAACCGAAAAATTATCCACAGAGGGAATTAATAGCACAACAATAAAACAGATAGATAGTGAAATGCAAAAACTATACTGCCAGCTAGAGGAATCTGAGCAAGTAAGCATAAATTGCATAGAGTGGATACAATATTTTAGGCTAATAGTAAATAACTACGACAGAAAAAAAGTAAATATAATAGCTTCTCTAAATGGAATGATTTTTTTATTTAGACAATACATAGCATCAACGAATGTAAGGATTGAAACATTTAATATAGAACCGCTAATAAATAATACCGTTATCAGAATGAGGAAAAATTTTGAGAATGAGAATATAAATCTAAATGTTCAAAATGACATAAAGCCGATTCTGATTGGAGACAGTTTCAGAATAAAAGCAGTAATAAGCCAGTTAATTGGTAGTGCGGTTATAAATAGTAGCAAGAATAGCAAGATTATTGTCAACGTCAATCAGAATTCAGAAATATTACAATTTATAGTACAAAACATAGAACTAAGCACTTCTAAAGAAAAATTAGAAAAAATAAATGCTGAACTAGAGAATACGAATTTGGTAATGTATCAAGAACTAGGAGAAGGATTAGCATTTATAAAACATCTTACACATCAGATGAAAGGAAATCTACGAGTTAAAGAGCAAAATAATTATGTAACTTTTTCATTTGATGTACCAACAATAGTTTGAATTATTCTTTAGGAGAATGCTATGAAAGAAAAGAAGAAAACAATTAACAAATGGATGGTACAAATTCCTCCAATACCAATTACGTTGGTGAATGGAGAGAGTGAGAATATCGATGAATATATGGAAATAATAACAAAGCTAAGAAAAGCGAAGTATCAGGTCGAGGCAGCTGAATCATTGAAAGAATATTGTACAGATTTAATACAGGAGATTAAATATAGATTTAATATTGCAACGAGTGAAATTGTAAGGCTAGCAAGCGAGATCATGTTAAATGATTCGAAAAACAAAGATAAGCTGGAAACAATATTAAATCGATCAGCAAATCTCCAAGGGTACTGTAACGATGTAGTTTACACGCTTAGAAGCGAAATTGAGAATGAAAATTTATGTTTAAAAAAATTTAGCATACAAAAGCTAGTAAAGGATGCCGTTAGGCGACTAGAAGACATTGCAAAAGAGAAAGATATAAAAATTAATTACAATTTTCAGTACAAAATGAAGGATATTGTGATTGGAAATAGTGATCACTTACAAGCTATATTAAGTCAATTAATAGGGAGCGTCATTAGATTTAATCGCAGCTGCCAGGTTATAATTACAGTTCATTTGTTTACTGTAAAAAATTATATAAAAAGCGATAACATACTACAATTTAGAATACACGATACAGGAAGCGGTATTTCAAAAGAAAAATTAGGGAATATAAAAGCTAAATTAGCTGATTTTGAGTTGGTACGAGACTATCCACTAATGCTTGAATCAGGATTATGGTTTGTAAATTACCTTATTAATCAACTTAATGGAGAAATGGAAATAGAAAGCGAAAAAGACAAGTTTACAACCATTACTTGCAATATTCCAGTACAACTTTTTTAATCAAATTAATTCGCTTCTTTCACACTTTTTATCTGAGACTGAAGTATATAAAAAGTTTAATTTATTGTATAATTTATTAAAGATTATTTAGAGATGAAAAATGATAGACTTTTATAGCGAAAGCTTACTAAATAAGCTGTTTGAAACCAACGTAAGATTTGACACTAAAATTGATCTTGATAAAGTTGAAAAAGCAATATTTTATGCCCAAAAATATCATGGTCAGCAAAAGAGAGATACAGGAGAACTATACTACACACATCCATTAGAAGTAGCTTATATGGTATCAGACTACAGCTTTGAAACAGATACGATTATTACAGCAATACTACATGATACTATCGAAGACACAACACTAACCAAAGAAAAGATTGTTAAGGTATTCGGTAGAAAAATTGCGGAACAGGTTTCAGATCTCACCAGGATTAAGGATAATAAAAAAATCAGTTCTAGAGAGATGATTCAAACATTTTATAGACAAAATAAAACAGAACTATTATTAATTAAGCTTTTCGACCGATTCCATAATATTCAGACTGTATCAATAAAACCTTATGAAAAAAGACAAGAAATCATACTAGAAACGCAGCAAGAATTTATACCTCTTGCTGAATATCTTAAATTACCAGAAATTGCTATAGAGCTAAATAAATACTGTAAGCTGTATGCTACCTAATAAACTAAAGTTTAATAGGTGGTTAATGTAGTGAATTGCAGAAATTAAAATTCAATAAGAGAATGTTCATGTAGGTTATTTTATTGTATAATTTAAAAAGAATAGAAAATATGAAAAATATATGCATTTATCAAGATTTTTAGATCCAAAGAATGATGTAGCATTTAAAAAGATATTTGGATCAGAAAAAAACAAGGACATACTAATACATTTTCTGAACGATATATTGTTGTTTGAAGGGAATAGAAAAATAATAGAAGTAGAGTTTTTAGGAACGATATTAGATGCAGACATAGCGTCTAAAAAAGAATCAATAGTAGATGTTTTGTGTAAAGATAAAAACGGTGCGCAATATATAATAGAAATGCAAGTAGATCCTACACAAGGATTTGAAAAAAGAGCGCAGTATTATGCCGCAAAAGCATATGGCAGGCAACCAAATAGAGGAAAGGAAGGAAAATACTCAGACCTAAAGGAAGTTATATTTATAGCTATAGCAGATTATAAATTGTTTCCAAACAAAGAAGACTATATATCAAGGCATGTAATATTGGATAAAAAGACATATGAGCATGATCTAAAGGACTTTTCATTTACCTTTATAGAATTACCAAAATTTAAAAAAAATAGAGTGGAAGAGTTAAGTGATATAACAGAGAAGTGGTGCTATTTTTTTAAACATGCAAAAGAAACAACATTAGATGGATATAATAAAATAATAGGTGAAGATTTAATAATAAAAAGAGCGTATGAGGCATTAGATCAGTTTAATTGGAGTGAAGATGAACTAATAACCTATGAACAAGAGTTAAAGCGTATATGGGATAATAAAGCAGTCGAAGATTATAAACTCGAACGCGCTAAAGCTGAAGGCATAAAGCTCGGTGAGGCTAAAGGTAAAGCTGAAGGGAAAGCTGAAGGTATAAAGCTCGGTGAAGCTAAAGGTAAAGCTGAAGGGAAAGCTGAAGGTAAAGCTGAAGGTAAAGCTGAAGGCATAAAGCTCGGTGAAGCTAAAGGTAAAGCTGAAGCAAAAAAAGATTTTGCAATAAAATTATTGAAATCTGAATTATCAGTTGAGACAATTGCTGAATATACGGATTTATCAATACAAGAAGTATTAAATTTAAAAAATAGTGTAAAATAATAAGAAATATACAACACGAAATCTTACTTTTGATGTGTTGTATGCTACTTCTATTAGATGCTTTATATCACACTACAAGTTCTATACTATACTAAACATTGAGAAGCCTATTCTTTGGCCTCAATG
This genomic interval from Orientia tsutsugamushi contains the following:
- a CDS encoding sensor histidine kinase, translating into MPIEDEGQNKINKLTEKLSTEGINSTTIKQIDSEMQKLYCQLEESEQVSINCIEWIQYFRLIVNNYDRKKVNIIASLNGMIFLFRQYIASTNVRIETFNIEPLINNTVIRMRKNFENENINLNVQNDIKPILIGDSFRIKAVISQLIGSAVINSSKNSKIIVNVNQNSEILQFIVQNIELSTSKEKLEKINAELENTNLVMYQELGEGLAFIKHLTHQMKGNLRVKEQNNYVTFSFDVPTIV
- a CDS encoding sensor histidine kinase, translated to MKEKKKTINKWMVQIPPIPITLVNGESENIDEYMEIITKLRKAKYQVEAAESLKEYCTDLIQEIKYRFNIATSEIVRLASEIMLNDSKNKDKLETILNRSANLQGYCNDVVYTLRSEIENENLCLKKFSIQKLVKDAVRRLEDIAKEKDIKINYNFQYKMKDIVIGNSDHLQAILSQLIGSVIRFNRSCQVIITVHLFTVKNYIKSDNILQFRIHDTGSGISKEKLGNIKAKLADFELVRDYPLMLESGLWFVNYLINQLNGEMEIESEKDKFTTITCNIPVQLF
- a CDS encoding HD domain-containing protein yields the protein MIDFYSESLLNKLFETNVRFDTKIDLDKVEKAIFYAQKYHGQQKRDTGELYYTHPLEVAYMVSDYSFETDTIITAILHDTIEDTTLTKEKIVKVFGRKIAEQVSDLTRIKDNKKISSREMIQTFYRQNKTELLLIKLFDRFHNIQTVSIKPYEKRQEIILETQQEFIPLAEYLKLPEIAIELNKYCKLYAT
- a CDS encoding Rpn family recombination-promoting nuclease/putative transposase, with translation MHLSRFLDPKNDVAFKKIFGSEKNKDILIHFLNDILLFEGNRKIIEVEFLGTILDADIASKKESIVDVLCKDKNGAQYIIEMQVDPTQGFEKRAQYYAAKAYGRQPNRGKEGKYSDLKEVIFIAIADYKLFPNKEDYISRHVILDKKTYEHDLKDFSFTFIELPKFKKNRVEELSDITEKWCYFFKHAKETTLDGYNKIIGEDLIIKRAYEALDQFNWSEDELITYEQELKRIWDNKAVEDYKLERAKAEGIKLGEAKGKAEGKAEGIKLGEAKGKAEGKAEGKAEGKAEGIKLGEAKGKAEAKKDFAIKLLKSELSVETIAEYTDLSIQEVLNLKNSVK